DNA from Lineus longissimus chromosome 7, tnLinLong1.2, whole genome shotgun sequence:
tgaCCACCATACTAGCttgttacctaccccactattttcatagtaggtagaggtaggcaggcgaaatactttattgaagaatttagagcttttctttcattctgaccagtaaaaatacttatttgaaaaaaaaaattattttgcctgttacctctacctactatgaaaagagtggagtaggtaactagctataaatagagatataacactgaatgtgaaaagtcgaaagtagtaagtagtagttattactagaaagtaatgtcagaaactttcaacttctgtttaattttccggggatgaattatcctcggggacaaatttcccagggatgaattatcctaggggacatattttccggggacaaatccaccggggacgaaattttcctcagggataaattttccagggacgaattatcctcggggacgaattatccggggacgaattttcctaggggacgtgTTTTCCGGGGACGGattttccggggacaaattttcctagagccgattttttttgaatttttgtgtagcgtaagcaactgtctttcatgggagaatggtcactttaagaattattcaggaagcaatgtataatatttgggggttttcgtgattgtccggcccaattggcaatattgccatttgggatggtgaacagagctaggagcaaattcGACGCTTatgattattttaaaaaaaaaaaatgcccgatttaacatcctgcagaatcaggggaatcgggtgtttccagtgatatacgacacaaatgggttgtcctcatgcattcactttggaaacgcattttaaaatggatgttacgtcctgttaatggggcacgtcatcatcgcgtacatttgggaaaaactccctaacgagaccttagagtgactcaaccactctcttgattacattacagagagtggcccggaactggccaatagtggttacgttacacactggccacctggcgggagcgtagggacaacgtatattacagaagttggtcgtccattttcaaacatggaatatttagtgaattaaatctgcttgtccatacTGTCAATCAAGTTGTGACTGTAATTTATGACTGGAGCAGACAAcctgtatgaaaaaccaactgtaAGATATTTTTTTGTGTCGTTAAAACACAAAAACTTAATCCTTGCCAAAGATTCGTATTTTCCAAAATTCTGAATTacaaagtaaaatcatttagaaTACGACCCCTGGAAGCAGCCGCCTCAgcaccaccacacggggcctaatggtattaggttATTTATGCCTAAACTAATGATTGGATGTCAACCAATTTGCATGTGATTAGTCTCTATGATTAtacctgaaattcagtcaacttgaaTGCTATACTTATATGGTACCAGTaatttttacccctcagccgaTAAAGGCTATTGTCGAGGCGAGCGCCTTCCGTCCTTCCGTTCATGGGTCGTGCCGTCCGCCTGTCTTTAGATGTTGTTTCCGGAGCCTatctccgtaaccataaatgctaggcatttcatctctgggtgatTGGctcgtaggggagtctatacaataacacagtgtccgtcatccgtcgtcgtcgtcgtctgtatcctgtttcaaaaacagtggcatgtgcCTTAAAGGGAGGCTATTGGAATGAATCCATGctacaaaatcaatattttttttaaacaaatacataccaagttacatgacaaacaaatactctacaccaaggatatTATAAATATTCTTAGCTtgtgcagaaaattgcatttatttGAGCAGTTTGCGGGGATAGCCATATctgttcaaatctcccgggcgaatgacATCATGGATGTAGCTCGCTCCTCGCAAGTGACTAATTCTTCTTCTGTATATCCCAGTTTGAACGCATAACCTCAGCCAAAACCAAGGCCAAAACCTCGAAATGATTTGTCCAAAGAACCATCCACATCGCTTGACATGATTGACGAACTGTCGGTCTCATTATCGTCCGGTATCCCAAGGGAAAAGATTAGTTTTATTTGACTTCTTTTGATTCGATTTGACTGAATTCATTTTGTTTCGTTGTCACatggctgcatccatgacgtcattgactCTCCGTTTTGGAGGAGAGACCAGGTTAAATcaaacaagatggcggcatacttgattcaaaaataagcaGTGACAAGTGgattaaaatcatccatttcactcattaatgtttgtttatttataaaaccaagaacCACAGTTGTTGTTAAAGAGAGACTTCAGAGCTCAGGACAACTTTGCATTTTTGAATCACTTATTATAGTCAAATTTGAGTgaacataattttttttgtgtttgccCACTCCTTTCCTTACTTGTAACATTTTTTGTTTCGGTCTCATCACTGTTTTGCGTCGTCTGCTAATAATCACAGTAAAAACACGGTTCGCCTGGCCGCCATtacgatgacgtcacgaaatGGACAGCTCTCTCGGCCTCGCTTTCACCCACAGTGCCTGTGTACACATTCAACATGTCAGACTCGAGCGCAATAAGTGATTTTCAAGTTTCTGATAGTGATAATGCTAGCGTTGTAACATCCTCGAGTAATTTCACGGATAGTGGAGATGAATCAGTGGTAACTGGTGTCATTCTTGGCTACCAGTTCGAGCCCCTTGTTGAAGGCGGTTTTGAGGATATGGAAGAAGGCGAGGATGTTGATGACGAGGAAGAGGAAGATAGATTCTGGCGACTTCGTATGGAGGAGCAAAACTGGTACGTGAATTGCTGGatgcaaaaatgcatttttgacaATATTATCAGTTACAAATGGTACAAATCACGTAGATCTCACGGTCTCCTTATCCATGTCCTATTTGTCTGCTCTCGAAGTGCATTAGCAGCGTTTTTCGTTGGATGCTTCGATACACTTGTCCGACAATTGATTTTCGGACTTTCAATTTCGCTCATTGTACAGCTTGAGCTTGGCTTCCTTTTTGCATTATAAGTTCTTGCTTCCATGTTAGTTGACTGGATATTGCTGCAGCAGTGCCTACAAATGCCTAACTTGCTGTTTTCGTTTAGCTAATGTTATGTTATCACTTTGTTTACTAATGAACCATACTAAGCACACACATCATGCATTGGCAGCTAGCTGGACTGCACTGGATGTGGAAGACACCTTTGCCTTGTTTATAAATATAAtgtgtgatattttcttttagGTGCATATGTGGTGACAAATGTGAGGTGCAAGATGTCCCAATAGAAAATGCCTGTTGCCATGAAAAGGAACCAATTTTGAGGAAAATTGAGGCGTACAACGAGGAACATGGCGGAAACATTCGGTGCATCACCGAACATCCCGGGTTCCAGTCCAATTGCCTTGATGTGTGGGTGCTACAGACTGCCTACTCCCATTACAAGCAGCAATATCGGGCGGCAGTAGATGGAGAAACAAATGAGTACGTGATACTTGTATTTCATTCAATATTGATAATATATTTTCATTCCTAATGTTATTACAAATGATCAGAAAATATTGCACTCATAATACATAATGAAGAGTAGTCAGTCACAACATGACTAACAAAACATACGTCTAGTGATATATTGGTCATGCATATACCTTACTCCTTTACTAATGTTATGCATTATCTTTCAGGAAATATAGATACGTTGCCTATCGTCAACTCGTCAGGTGGTGCTGGGGATTCCTTGGGAAAAAGAATCGAGTGCCCCTACCAGCATGTGCTTTGGAGAAGATCCGGTTAAGATTTTATGTTCTTGGATGACTAGATTTATAGAATGTATCACAAAGCATtcactagtgtttattcatatcacccagtcatgccagtgtcaTGCAAAACTTGTGCCATTGGATTGTTCATGAACATGAATCTCTATAGATTTACACGGATTCAACGAGTGGATTTTCGTGAAGGCTGGATGTAACATGATTTGGAGTATCGCTTGTGTCTTTCGTTATAGCTGTCAACAGCTTCAGCCTTATTAGGGTGATCATATGAGCTACAGAGTGCTGGTGGTATGTAGATATTGTTGTCCTCAAAGTCAAAGTCGTTCTCTCTGCACCGGCGCTGAACTTCTACCATCAACTTGTCGACATAACCTGAAGTGAAAGGaaaattttatcttgtaaagcATCTGTCAAGCACGAACCTATATTCACTCTTTGTCATGTCTCGCACTTTTTGAAAACTTATAAAAACTGTCTTTTTGTCACTGTTACCTTACATGTATTCTAGAAAcaaagggtgatatgaataaagacttgtaaatgcttttacttcagttttgtacagaaaggcctagtgtactGTATggagttttcagtaaaagcatttgctagtcttcacCCATTGACTGGGTGTGTGATTTGTACATTTAATGATCTAAAAATACAATTATTTTATACAACTTTGCAATTTACTTCCtcttatgtatacatgtatgacataagACATTTCTGAAGAATGGATTCTGGGCAGCTTGACTGCTTGATATCTGCCCAGAAAGAGTCACGTCGATTGAAAATAATGTAGTATTTTTTATGCTTACCATGACTAGAATCGTCCTTGATTGGTCTCACTGAGTAACCACCTTTCTTGGATTTGATGAAGGTTACTGACCATCTTAGTCGTTGCCTGCTCCCTGTCACCATTTTCATTATAATGTAGCGCTGACAGGAGAAGCCTAAAAAGTAAAATATAAAAAGTTCTCAGATACTTGTGCATGTATGTCATTCAAGGCTCATTGGCGGGTGAAGTTCTCAACTGATAAATTGACTTGATTGATAGATTTTGGAACATCACTCAGCTGTGCCTGGTTCTGTCTTATTTCAAGTACACGTACACACCTCACTGACAAATTTCTAAAGTTGGTAATTTCATGAAGACTTTGAGTAGATTTCACTACTCCAggacttcatgtacatttgtactgcGGCCTTCTATCAAACTTGGAATTTACCTGCATAGCATCCCTTTGAAGCTGAATGCAGTCATTTTGGGGGCAAAATGGAGGATGAGACTGTGATATGCCTCAATACTTGACGTCTGTTCGCCAggagacattttcttcacagccGGTTTGAAGTAGGCATTGTCAATAATGTTGCCAGCTTTCACTGATGCTGCCGatcctgaaatttgaaaatgtgaatAGGTCACACAAATAATTTGATGTTCATTTTATCACTAGAAGACAGACCATTCTATCCGAgagttttgttttgaaacatCTCTCCAAAAACTTTGTGCATGTCGTGAT
Protein-coding regions in this window:
- the LOC135490869 gene encoding uncharacterized protein LOC135490869, producing MSDSSAISDFQVSDSDNASVVTSSSNFTDSGDESVVTGVILGYQFEPLVEGGFEDMEEGEDVDDEEEEDRFWRLRMEEQNWCICGDKCEVQDVPIENACCHEKEPILRKIEAYNEEHGGNIRCITEHPGFQSNCLDVWVLQTAYSHYKQQYRAAVDGETNEKYRYVAYRQLVRWCWGFLGKKNRVPLPACALEKIRLRFYVLG
- the LOC135490875 gene encoding uncharacterized protein LOC135490875, with protein sequence MDFIGEFVLISNEEGVNHSVNIEKEGLIRCVRYLETEDVTISKIVTDRHVQINKWLRENLPDTDHRFDVWHLAKSLKKKVGKASKEKNCGILEEWRRSIINHLYRCAATTPDGDPNMMLAKWLSIPGSQKGTKWLEQGSAASVKAGNIIDNAYFKPAVKKMSPGEQTSSIEAYHSLILHFAPKMTAFSFKGMLCRLLLSALHYNENGDREQATTKMVSNLHQIQERWLLSYVDKLMVEVQRRCRENDFDFEDNNIYIPPALCSSYDHPNKAEAVDSYNERHKRYSKSCYIQPSRKSTR